Genomic segment of Niallia taxi:
CATATGTAATGTGATAAAGTCACTACTTGTCAGCAATTCTTCAAGTTGCACATATTCAATACCATACTCCGCAGCAAATGCATCGTTTGGATATGGATCATAGGCGACTATTTTCATATCAAAGCCTTTTGCCCTTTTCGCTACTTCTCTGCCAATCATTCCAAGCCCAACGATTCCTAACGTTTTTCCGTATACATCTGAACCAAAAATTCTTGGCCATTCCCCTTTTTTGGTTTTATCATTGGCTTCAGGTATTTTTCTCGCTAATGAAAGCATTAGTGCAAATGCAAAATCAGCTACAGCATGCTTGTTGGCATTAGGGACATTTGTGACAACGACCCCTCTGTCCTGTGCCGCTTTTACGTCTATATTGTCAACACCGACACCATGCTTGCAGACAATCTTTAAATCTGGCAAGCTATCAAGTACCTTTTCGCTAATGGTATTAAAAGCAACAATCGCCGCATTAACCCCTTGCATTTTCTCAATGAATTCAGCTTCTGTAATATCTGCTGGTAAATACTCAAACTCGATTTGGTGATTTCTTAAGAATTCGATTGGTTCATTGGAGTATTTAGCAAATGAAGGTGAAGTTGAAACAACTTTCATGTTCATTCTCCTTTTCACTGCGCAGGGGAAAGATAGCATATCGCTAACCTCCCTCCCTAGCTTGATTATTTTTTGACTTCTTTAGGAGCTAATTCAGCAGCAGATGTTAATGCAGCAAGCATACTTCTTTCATCTGCAATCCCTTTACCTGCAATATCAAAGGCAGTACCATGATCAACTGATGTTCGGATAATGCCGCCATTTAAACCAACGGTGATATTCACGCCTTCTTCTAAGCCGAGAACCTTTATCGGTACATGTCCTTGATCATGATAACAAGCTACTACAATATCAAAATCTCCCCTTACAGCTCGGAAAAATAAAGTATCGGCAGGATACGGTCCGGTAACATTTACACCTTCTGCAGCAGCTTTTTCAATGGCAGGCTGTAATTTTTCCTCTTCTTCCCCCATACCGAACAGACCATTTTCCCCTGCATGCGGGTTTATTCCGCAAACAGCAATTCTTGGGTTTGGCATACCAGCATTTCTTAATGTTTCATCCGCTAATTGAATTACTTTATATGTACGCTCAGGATCAATTAAATCAATTGCTTTTCTTAAACCAACATGTGTTGTCAAATGTATTACCTTTAGCTTTGGTGATGACAGCATCATGGAATAATCCTTTGTATCTGTTAAATCTGCTAATATTTCTGTATGACCAGGATACTTATAGCCGCCTAAATGCATTGCCT
This window contains:
- the pdxA gene encoding 4-hydroxythreonine-4-phosphate dehydrogenase PdxA, with amino-acid sequence MKPVIGITMGDAAGVGPEIIVKALAHQETYDLCKPVVIGDSSILVRAINILGYSFKVNIVKAVPEAKFQHGVIDIVDLDLLESNLEFGKVSAQSGAAAFKFLEKAVQLAKDKEIAAICTAPLNKEAMHLGGYKYPGHTEILADLTDTKDYSMMLSSPKLKVIHLTTHVGLRKAIDLIDPERTYKVIQLADETLRNAGMPNPRIAVCGINPHAGENGLFGMGEEEEKLQPAIEKAAAEGVNVTGPYPADTLFFRAVRGDFDIVVACYHDQGHVPIKVLGLEEGVNITVGLNGGIIRTSVDHGTAFDIAGKGIADERSMLAALTSAAELAPKEVKK
- a CDS encoding phosphoglycerate dehydrogenase, coding for MKVVSTSPSFAKYSNEPIEFLRNHQIEFEYLPADITEAEFIEKMQGVNAAIVAFNTISEKVLDSLPDLKIVCKHGVGVDNIDVKAAQDRGVVVTNVPNANKHAVADFAFALMLSLARKIPEANDKTKKGEWPRIFGSDVYGKTLGIVGLGMIGREVAKRAKGFDMKIVAYDPYPNDAFAAEYGIEYVQLEELLTSSDFITLHMPLTPQTRNLIAEKEFALMKEEAFIVNASRGGIVSEAALYEALKNGKIAGAALDVFEEEPATDHPLFEHSNFIALPHIAGYTSGAINTLGMVCVQNIVDVLVNNKEPNHVIKL